A window of Phycisphaerae bacterium genomic DNA:
CAGGCGGGCCACCGCGTCCGGATCCGCGGCATTGGCGCCCACGCCGTAGACCGTCTCAGTGGGGAAAACCACCAAACCGCCCGCGGCCAGGCATGCCGCCGCCTCGCGCAATTGGGCCCCGCAGTCTGCACTTCGATCGATTTTGATTAACCGAGTGTTCATGCGTTTCGCCAACAAGAGCGAGGCGATTATCAAGATCACCGGAAGAACTGTCAAGAAAGCTGCAGGCCTTTCCTGAATCCTTGTGCACGAGTCACTACCACGTGCGGAATGGCGTCCTTTGAGGTATTATCCGGATCTGTGAAACGACTTTGCGCGGAGGTTCATGAATGTTTCGACGTGCCTTTTGCATCGCGACGGCGTGTACGACAATGACCCTTGTCGCACAAGCGGCCGAGACAGCCCCGGCATCGCGGCCCGTCGTCTGCGAGAAAGCCGACGGCTACCGCGGCATCTGGTCCGCTGGGGGCGAGTTGCCCGGCGAGTACAAGTACCAGTTCAGTGGTGGGCTGGCCACGTTTTCGCCGCAACACGTCCCGATGGCAATCCACGCCGACAAACCCGACAAGACTTTCTTCGTCTACGGCGGCATGCCGGCCGACGGCCACCAGATCGAGGAAAACCGACGGTTGCTGATCATGGTTTCCTGTTTCGACCACCAGACGGGCACGGCTGCCCGTCCGCGGATACTTCTGGACCGCCAGACGGACAACGCCTTTGAGAACCCGACGCTGAGCATGGACTCGGTGGGTCGCCCGTGGGTTTTTGTGGGCTGCCACGGCACGGCCAGGCCGTCCTACGTTTTCCGCAGCACCGAGCCGTACTCCATCGATTCATTTAGCTTGGTTGCCGAGACAACATTCTCCATGCCCCAACCGTGGTACCTGGAAAAACAAGGCTTCATTCTGGTTCACACCCTACATGACGGACCGATCAACCGGCTCTGCGCGATGACCAGCAAGGACGGCATGTCGTGGTCGCAGCCCAACGTTCTTGCGTCCATCGAGGCCGGTCACAACCACGTCAGTTGGCGATATAAGGACAAGATCGGC
This region includes:
- a CDS encoding Sua5/YciO/YrdC/YwlC family protein, coding for MNTRLIKIDRSADCGAQLREAAACLAAGGLVVFPTETVYGVGANAADPDAVARLRAVKQRADTKPFTVHIGSRSAVERFVPGLSGLGRRLAEKAWPGPLTLVF